Proteins co-encoded in one Zalophus californianus isolate mZalCal1 chromosome 9, mZalCal1.pri.v2, whole genome shotgun sequence genomic window:
- the PRKAG1 gene encoding 5'-AMP-activated protein kinase subunit gamma-1 isoform X1: protein METVTSSDSSPALENEHPQETPESNNSVYTSFMKSHRCYDLIPTSSKLVVFDTSLQVKKAFFALVTNGVRAAPLWDSKKQSFVGMLTITDFINILHRYYKSALVQIYELEEHKIETWREVYLQDSFKPLVCISPNASLFDAVSSLIRNKIHRLPVIDPESGNTLYILTHKRILKFLKLFITEFPKPEFMSKSLEELQIGTYANIAMVRTTTPVYVALGIFVQHRVSALPVVDEKGRVVDIYSKFDVINLAAEKTYNNLDVSVTKALQHRSHYFEGVLKCYLHETLETIINRLVEAEVHRLVVVDENDVVKGIVSLSDILQALVLTGGEKP, encoded by the exons ATGGAGACG gTCACTTCTTCAGATAGCTCCCCAGCTCTGGAAAATGAGCATCCTCAAG AGACCCCAGAATCCAACAATAGTGTGTATACTTCCTTCATGAAGTCTCATCGCTGCTATGACCTGATTCCCACAAGCTCCAAATTGGTTGTATTTGATACTTCCCTGCAG GTGAAGAAAGCTTTCTTTGCTTTGGTGACTAATGGTGTACGAGCTGCCCCTTTGTGGGATAGTAAGAAGCAAAGTTTTGTAG GCATGCTGACCATCACCGATTTCATCAATATCCTGCATCGCTACTATAAATCAGCCTTG GTACAGATCTATGAGCTGGAAGAACATAAGATAGAAACTTGGAGAG AGGTGTACCTACAGGATTCCTTCAAACCACTCGTGTGCATCTCTCCTAATGCCAG CTTGTTCGATGCTGTCTCTTCATTAATTCGAAACAAGATCCACAGACTGCCAGTTATTGACCCGGAATCAGGCAACACTTTGTACATCCTCACCCACAAGCGCATCCTCAAGTTCCTCAAATTGTTT ATCACTGAGTTCCCCAAGCCAGAGTTCATGTCTAAGTCTCTGGAAGAGCTACAGATTGGCACCTATGCCAACATTGCTATGGTCCGCACCACCACCCCTGTCTATGTGGCTCTGGGCATCTTTGTTCAACACCGAGTCTCAGCACTGCCAGTAGTAGATGAAAAAG GGCGTGTGGTGGACATCTACTCCAAGTTTGATGTTATC aatCTGGCAGCAGAAAAGACCTACAACAACCTAGACGTGTCTGTGACCAAAGCCCTGCAACATCGATCGCATTACTTTGAGGGTGTCCTCAAGTGCTACCTGCACGAGACTCTGGAGACCATCATCAACAGGCTGGTGGAAGCAGAG GTTCACCGACTTGTCGTGGTGGATGAGAATGACGTGGTCAAGGGGATTGTATCACTGTCTGACATCCTGCAGGCCCTGGTGCTCACAGGAGGAGAGAAGccctga
- the DDN gene encoding dendrin codes for MLDGQLFSEGPDSPREPQDEESGSCLWVQKSKLLVIEVKTISCHYSRRAPPRQPMDFQASHWARGPQSRTCGPRPGSPEPPPRRPWASRVLQEATNWRAGPPAEARAREQEKRKAASQEREAKETERKRRKAGGARRSPPGRPRPEPRNAPRVAQPVGPPAPSRPERLGPAGRPPRPSAQPQSDPGAAWAGPWGGRRPGPPSYEAHLLLRGAAGTALRRRWDRPPPYVAPPSYEGPHRTLGSKRGREPSQAPASAASAPTPARTEGGCTKKRLDPRIYRDVLGAWGLRQGRGLLGGSPGCGTAGPRLESRKGAAEKSLGLATAGLNSGSDGHPRAKAAGSPGTETAPAGLATATPSPPRPAPRSRPHLKGSGEGKENREQGWLPKCWIPSLKKQPPRHSQTLPRPWAPGGTGWRESLGHREGAGPETSEGWKGTRRAHTLPRSSRGRARGEGVFVIDATCVVIRSQYVPTPRTQHVQLLPDGVPRVVGDAPNQPKPDKEEGEGAAAFPPPWQKLLLSSRLSHQFVGGRGFEAEGGKPADSSLEERASRILGLPVGEVNLQDAPTQPGSPERSASGPAASGGTVSAEGSQQVAAVPRRAARGWARTPGPYAGALREAVSRIRRHTAPDSDSDEAAELSVHSGSSDGSDTEASGASWRNEPPRPGEGGKTAELSDSIQEILDVISRTEEALFRTRDTKGIPQGNRERQ; via the exons atgCTGGATGGCCAGCTGTTCTCCGAGGGGCCCGACAGCCCCCGGGAGCCCCAGGATGAGGAGTCTGGCAGCTGCCTCTGGGTGCAGAAATCCAAGCTGCTGGTGATCGAAGTGAAGACTATTTCCTGTCATTATAGTCGCCGCGCCCCTCCTCGACAGCCCATGGACTTCCAAGCCAGCCACTGGGCCCGAGGGCCCCAGAGCCGCAC GTGTGGGCCGCGCCCGGGATCCCCTGAGCCGCCGCCCCGCCGTCCCTGGGCCTCCAGGGTGCTGCAGGAGGCGACCAACTGGCGGGCGGGGCCCCCGGCCGAGGCCCGAGCCCGggagcaagagaaaaggaaagcgGCATCGCAGGAGCGGGAGGCCAAGGAGACCGAGCGAAAAAGGCGCAAGGCTGGTGGGGCCCGAAGGAGCCCCCCCGGTCGGCCCCGCCCGGAACCTCGGAACGCCCCTCGGGTGGCCCAGCCTGTAGGGCCCCCAGCTCCCTCACGACCCGAGCGCCTGGGGCCGGCGGGGCGACCGCCCCGTCCATCCGCGCAGCCGCAGAGCGACCCAGGGGCCGCGTGGGCGGGGCCCTGGGGAGGTAGGCGGCCAGGGCCCCCCAGCTACGAGGCTCACCTGCTGCTGAGAGGCGCAGCCGGGACAGCCCTGCGACGACGCTGGGACCGCCCGCCACCCTACGTGGCTCCACCTTCTTACGAAGGCCCCCACAGGACCTTGGGGTCTAAGCGAGGCCGCGAGCCCTCCCAGGCGCCAGCCTCAGCAGCCTCTGCTCCGACTCCGGCCAGGACAGAGGGAGGGTGCACAAAGAAGAGGCTGGATCCTCGGATCTACCGGGACGTCCTCGGGGCTTGGGGTCTCCGACAGGGGCGGGGTCTCTTGGGGGGATCCCCAGGCTGTGGAACAGCCGGGCCGAGGCTGGAGTCCCGCAAGGGGGCCGCGGAGAAAAGCCTGGGGCTGGCCACTGCTGGCCTGAATAGTGGAAGCGACGGCCATCCCCGAGCCAAAGCTGCTGGGAGCCCAGGCACGGAGACAGCTCCTGCGGGGTTGGCCACAGCGACTCCCAGCCCCCCGCGTCCCGCTCCCAGGTCCAGGCCCCATCTCAAGGGCTccggggaagggaaagaaaatagggAACAGGGCTGGCTCCCCAAATGCTGGATTCCCTCCCTTAAAAAGCAGCCGCCCCGACATAGCCAGaccctccccagaccctgggctCCAGGAGGCACGGGATGGAGAGAGTCCCTAGGTCATAGAGAGGGGGCCGGACCTGAGACCTCGGAGGGTTGGAAGGGGACCCGCCGCGCCCACACCCTGCCCCGCAGTTCCCGCGGCCGTGCTCGGGGAGAAGGCGTCTTTGTCATTGACGCCACGTGCGTGGTGATACGGTCACAGTATGTTCCAACCCCTCGAACCCAGCATGTACAGCTTTTGCCCGATGGGGTGCCGCGCGTCGTGGGGGATGCCCCTAATCAACCGAAGCCCGACAAGGAGGAGGGCGAGGGAGCCGCGGCCTTTCCCCCTCCTTGGCAAAAACTGCTCTTGAGCAGTCGCCTTTCACACCAGTTCGTTGGGGGGCGCGGGTTCGAAGCTGAGGGCGGGAAGCCAGCGGACTCCTCCTTGGAGGAGCGCGCCTCCCGCATCCTGGGGCTCCCGGTTGGCGAAGTAAACCTTCAGGACGCCCCCACGCAGCCAGGTAGCCCAGAGCGCTCAGCCTCAGGCCCAGCGGCTTCAGGAGGCACGGTCAGTGCCGAGGGCTCGCAGCAAGTGGCGGCGGTCCCACGGCGCGCGGCCAGGGGCTGGGCGCGGACCCCAGGGCCCTACGCCGGGGCCCTGCGGGAAGCCGTATCCCGCATCCGCCGTCACACCGCCCCAGACTCGGACTCGGACGAAGCTGCGGAGCTCAGCGTCCATAGCGGCTCTTCTGATGGAAGCGACACAGAAGCCTCGGGCGCCTCCTGGCGAAATGAGCCGCCCCGGCCCGGGGAAGGCGGGAAGACAGCCGAGCTGAGCGACAGTATCCAAGAGATTCTAGATGTCATCAGCCGAACGGAGGAGGCCCTCTTCCGGACGAGGGACACTAAGGGGATCCCACAGGGAAATAGGGAGCGGCAGTGA
- the PRKAG1 gene encoding 5'-AMP-activated protein kinase subunit gamma-1 isoform X2 translates to MKSHRCYDLIPTSSKLVVFDTSLQVKKAFFALVTNGVRAAPLWDSKKQSFVGMLTITDFINILHRYYKSALVQIYELEEHKIETWREVYLQDSFKPLVCISPNASLFDAVSSLIRNKIHRLPVIDPESGNTLYILTHKRILKFLKLFITEFPKPEFMSKSLEELQIGTYANIAMVRTTTPVYVALGIFVQHRVSALPVVDEKGRVVDIYSKFDVINLAAEKTYNNLDVSVTKALQHRSHYFEGVLKCYLHETLETIINRLVEAEVHRLVVVDENDVVKGIVSLSDILQALVLTGGEKP, encoded by the exons ATGAAGTCTCATCGCTGCTATGACCTGATTCCCACAAGCTCCAAATTGGTTGTATTTGATACTTCCCTGCAG GTGAAGAAAGCTTTCTTTGCTTTGGTGACTAATGGTGTACGAGCTGCCCCTTTGTGGGATAGTAAGAAGCAAAGTTTTGTAG GCATGCTGACCATCACCGATTTCATCAATATCCTGCATCGCTACTATAAATCAGCCTTG GTACAGATCTATGAGCTGGAAGAACATAAGATAGAAACTTGGAGAG AGGTGTACCTACAGGATTCCTTCAAACCACTCGTGTGCATCTCTCCTAATGCCAG CTTGTTCGATGCTGTCTCTTCATTAATTCGAAACAAGATCCACAGACTGCCAGTTATTGACCCGGAATCAGGCAACACTTTGTACATCCTCACCCACAAGCGCATCCTCAAGTTCCTCAAATTGTTT ATCACTGAGTTCCCCAAGCCAGAGTTCATGTCTAAGTCTCTGGAAGAGCTACAGATTGGCACCTATGCCAACATTGCTATGGTCCGCACCACCACCCCTGTCTATGTGGCTCTGGGCATCTTTGTTCAACACCGAGTCTCAGCACTGCCAGTAGTAGATGAAAAAG GGCGTGTGGTGGACATCTACTCCAAGTTTGATGTTATC aatCTGGCAGCAGAAAAGACCTACAACAACCTAGACGTGTCTGTGACCAAAGCCCTGCAACATCGATCGCATTACTTTGAGGGTGTCCTCAAGTGCTACCTGCACGAGACTCTGGAGACCATCATCAACAGGCTGGTGGAAGCAGAG GTTCACCGACTTGTCGTGGTGGATGAGAATGACGTGGTCAAGGGGATTGTATCACTGTCTGACATCCTGCAGGCCCTGGTGCTCACAGGAGGAGAGAAGccctga
- the PRKAG1 gene encoding 5'-AMP-activated protein kinase subunit gamma-1 isoform X3, giving the protein MSILKVKKAFFALVTNGVRAAPLWDSKKQSFVGMLTITDFINILHRYYKSALVQIYELEEHKIETWREVYLQDSFKPLVCISPNASLFDAVSSLIRNKIHRLPVIDPESGNTLYILTHKRILKFLKLFITEFPKPEFMSKSLEELQIGTYANIAMVRTTTPVYVALGIFVQHRVSALPVVDEKGRVVDIYSKFDVINLAAEKTYNNLDVSVTKALQHRSHYFEGVLKCYLHETLETIINRLVEAEVHRLVVVDENDVVKGIVSLSDILQALVLTGGEKP; this is encoded by the exons ATGAGCATCCTCAAG GTGAAGAAAGCTTTCTTTGCTTTGGTGACTAATGGTGTACGAGCTGCCCCTTTGTGGGATAGTAAGAAGCAAAGTTTTGTAG GCATGCTGACCATCACCGATTTCATCAATATCCTGCATCGCTACTATAAATCAGCCTTG GTACAGATCTATGAGCTGGAAGAACATAAGATAGAAACTTGGAGAG AGGTGTACCTACAGGATTCCTTCAAACCACTCGTGTGCATCTCTCCTAATGCCAG CTTGTTCGATGCTGTCTCTTCATTAATTCGAAACAAGATCCACAGACTGCCAGTTATTGACCCGGAATCAGGCAACACTTTGTACATCCTCACCCACAAGCGCATCCTCAAGTTCCTCAAATTGTTT ATCACTGAGTTCCCCAAGCCAGAGTTCATGTCTAAGTCTCTGGAAGAGCTACAGATTGGCACCTATGCCAACATTGCTATGGTCCGCACCACCACCCCTGTCTATGTGGCTCTGGGCATCTTTGTTCAACACCGAGTCTCAGCACTGCCAGTAGTAGATGAAAAAG GGCGTGTGGTGGACATCTACTCCAAGTTTGATGTTATC aatCTGGCAGCAGAAAAGACCTACAACAACCTAGACGTGTCTGTGACCAAAGCCCTGCAACATCGATCGCATTACTTTGAGGGTGTCCTCAAGTGCTACCTGCACGAGACTCTGGAGACCATCATCAACAGGCTGGTGGAAGCAGAG GTTCACCGACTTGTCGTGGTGGATGAGAATGACGTGGTCAAGGGGATTGTATCACTGTCTGACATCCTGCAGGCCCTGGTGCTCACAGGAGGAGAGAAGccctga